A genomic region of Octopus sinensis linkage group LG2, ASM634580v1, whole genome shotgun sequence contains the following coding sequences:
- the LOC115226907 gene encoding uncharacterized protein LOC115226907, producing MWEERDIRTSELVEKIHSFLGGDNCDSIKTVSVQFGIGVATVHRIIHEDLNMSKIHAKFVPMVLSNGNSLLDIKTVSHPCCIPNLAPCDFWLFPQTEGELQRQLF from the coding sequence ATGTGGGAGGAGAGAGACATCAGAACATCAGAGCTGGTTGAGAAAATTCACAGTTTTCTGGGTGGAGACAATTGTGACTCTATAAAGACAGTAAGCGTTCAGTTTGGCATTGGTGTGGCAACTGTACACAGGATTATCCATGAAGATCTGAACATGAGCAAAATTCATGCAAAATTTGTTCCCATGGTGCTCAGTAATGGTAACAGTCTATTGGACATCAAAACTGTCTCTCACCCTTGCTGCATTCCAAATcttgctccctgtgacttttggttgttcccccAAACTGAAGGAGAACTTCAGAGGCAGTTGTTTTGa